The sequence AGTGAAAGTGCGACATTTGCAGAACAATGTGAAGAAGCAGGGATTCTATTTATTGGGCCATCTAGCAACGTTATTCGGCAAATGGGCAGTAAAATAGCTGCGAGAAAAGCGATGCATCAAGCTGGTGTCCCGATAGTTCCTGGAACCGAGGAAGCTGTCGCCTCCACAGCAGAAGCGATTAGGCTGGCAAACCAAATTGGTTATCCGGTAATGGTAAAAGCATCTGCCGGTGGTGGTGGGATTGGAATGCAAACGGTTTATTCTGAAGCCGAACTAACGAAAGCATTTGAAAACAACGCAAAACGAGCTAAATCATTCTTTGGCGATGGATCCATGTTCATTGAAAAAAAGATAGAGAATGCACGGCATATTGAAATACAAGTACTAGCCGATCAGTTTGGTCATGTTATCCATTTATTTGAAAGGGAATGTTCGATTCAACGAAGGAATCAGAAAGTTATCGAAGAAGCACCATCTCCATTTATTTCCGAACAGACTAGAAAAGAGATGGGGGAAAAAGCTGTTCAAGCAGCCGAAGCTCTTCAATATACAAATGCTGGAACGATTGAATTTTTAGTGGATGAACAAGAGAACTTCTACTTTTTAGAAATGAACACTCGAATTCAAGTAGAACACCCGATAACTGAAGAGATTACAGGTATTGATATTATTGAAAAACAAATTGACATTGCTAATGGGAAACCATTAACAATTGAACAACGTGATTTAAATATAAATGGTCATGCAATTGAAGCACGAATTTATGCAGAAGATCCACGGACATTTTTTCCATCACCTGGTCAGATTGAGGTGTTTCATCCGCCATCAGGAGAGAAAATCAGAAATGAAGTGGGAGTAACAAATAATTATCTGGTTACACCGTTTTACGATCCGATGATTGCTAAATTAATTGTCCATGGTGAAACGAGAGAGAAAGCAATTACTTTATTAAAACAAGCATTAGATCAATATGAGATTACGGGTATTAAGACTAATTTATCAATGCTTATGCAAGTCATTGATCACGAACAGTTCAAGACTGGAAATACGACAACAAACTT is a genomic window of Virgibacillus proomii containing:
- the accC gene encoding acetyl-CoA carboxylase biotin carboxylase subunit, translating into MISKLVIANRGEIAVRIIRTCKKLNIKTVSVYSEADKHAPHVKLADESYCIGPPRVNESYLNVNKIIEIAKQAKAEAIHPGYGFLSESATFAEQCEEAGILFIGPSSNVIRQMGSKIAARKAMHQAGVPIVPGTEEAVASTAEAIRLANQIGYPVMVKASAGGGGIGMQTVYSEAELTKAFENNAKRAKSFFGDGSMFIEKKIENARHIEIQVLADQFGHVIHLFERECSIQRRNQKVIEEAPSPFISEQTRKEMGEKAVQAAEALQYTNAGTIEFLVDEQENFYFLEMNTRIQVEHPITEEITGIDIIEKQIDIANGKPLTIEQRDLNINGHAIEARIYAEDPRTFFPSPGQIEVFHPPSGEKIRNEVGVTNNYLVTPFYDPMIAKLIVHGETREKAITLLKQALDQYEITGIKTNLSMLMQVIDHEQFKTGNTTTNFIENYYLPKKIH